ACAATTAAGGTCAATACATTAGGTAGAGAGTATGCTCGTCCTTCTTTTAGAAATTTGAAGAATTACTTATCATAAATGTCTTTAAATAAGGTTTTTAGACTTACTTTGAATTTGTTAATAGGTGTTTCTTCCCGAAGGAATTTGGATTGATCTCACAGAGACTATAAGAACAGAAACCAACCATACTCTATTCCGAAAGAAACTGAAAATTTCACTCTTTGACAGATATTAATGACAAAAAACTGAACCATTAGCATACAAgacatgtggagggccatttttgatatgacctctaagtctgactttggacattttgagaaaaacatccacaAATTGGgtggagaaatgtccattttcaaaaccgcaaGACATGTTATGTTAAtcgggttttctattccgcctttacctattcagttcaaagttggattacattacaagaggttgggtcagttacccaggaagttacaatggacactttgacacggacattcaatagagttactACTACAGGTAGATCAGAACAGTTAGGTCACAGTTACAAATACACAGTTACAAGTTTAAGTAAGTCATCCTTGGCTcattgttatgtcccaggagttgcatttcACTGTTTAGAAATGAGctttaccatttcagttacttccagGTTGGCTCCCTGTGGTAGCTCCAGTGTTATGGAACTCACTACCATCAACACTGCAGCAAGAATCGAATTGCTCTAAATTCAAATCTATGCTTAAAACCATGAGTACAAGACCTAGACCTGGACCATGATGCAAATTTCTCCGCttgcccttttgttttttccttccccatcactttttttttttaaaccaatgtaTTTCCACCAGTTTCCCTTTTGTATctagtttgtttttttgtatgaTTTGTTTAACATTTTAATCATGTTTGTAATACCCCCTACTTTTAATTTTTAACAATGTATGATATATACCGCAAAGGAATGTAAAGCAATAtatcaagcattaataaaacttgaaactagagaaatgcttttaaaagtttttgaacctgagatagtgTCACAAGATCACAGAGTGGTTCCTAATTGATATTGAAAAGAGAAGgtgatttgcctggtagactttatattgttgcatgctgggaattttaggtggaaagatttctggtggaatatctgttggaagcACTCTGGAGTAGAATGATCAACTCAGTTAGTCGGGGGCATTCCTTGGCAgggatgcctaatttaaacttgattctTGCGGGCAGCCAATGTactttcatatagtagggctctTGATGTTCCAATTTCAATAGTCCATATATGAGCCTTACAGCTACATTTTGAActagggattgcactaaaattttGAAAGCCTatatttcaaagtattttctgatggatcttagctttcttatcacaaggaaagattgttttattattgattgtaggTGGCTTATCAGTTTCTATTCTTCCCTACATTTTGCTATATTTCAGGTCTTTTCTCTTCTTATTCTCTCTTTGGCCTCTGGGgaatttctctctttctctttctttcttttatctctcccctcttttctttctccctttttataGTATATATATAATGTTTGTAGTAAATGGATGGGAGAGTTCAGTTTATGATACATATGCTATCACTTTTCTGTTTCATATACCTTCATCCATTATAATCCCTTGagtttttccttttgtattttgataaaaattttcaataaaatttcatgggaaaaaaaaatattgtagttctaatgAAAAGTCTGTGACATCTACTGTATTTCTTAGGGTGTAACATGGTTGAGTTGAGGGTTATAGCCACAGGAATTtgattttgttcttatttagtttgaggcagtgGGTTGAGGTTCAGTTTTCTGtgatgtggacacattttttgacagtgGTGAGGGTGTTGGCTAATGCAGCCATTACAGGTAGCATGATCATTATGTTCTCTGCACTGGTGaaatctttttttgtgtgtgaggtCTAGGTTGGGTCCCAAGGATTGCATTAGAAGGTTAAGCACTGATGGTAAAAGTGGGGATCATTGGGAGATCCATTGGGAGGGTGCCATCTTTACGTATAGCATAGTGTTGAATagttaggaagccttggaaccaggagaGAAATTGGCCACTaaatctgaaatcactgaagatctcAGACATTTAATCAGAGTCTATACtaggtcaaattggattatgattgcATTATGACCCTTGCTTAGTAATTCTTTGTCGTATTTTACAAGTGCTGCAACCACCATCtcagtgctgtgatttttcctgaatcccGATTATGAAGGGTGGAGGATATTGAAGCATTGGAAGTAACATTTGAGTTGTTTTGTGACAtatccttccatcattttgataAATAGGGGATGGAAGCTACTAGCTAATAATTGGTCACATCAGAGAGGCTGTTTTGGGTTCTTGTGAATGGGTATTCAGATAATTCTTCTCTTGATACCGAGATCCTTGAGATTGTCCCCAAATGTTTGATGATGTAGACCACCGACCATTGTATGAGTGGAGCAACAAAGGAGCCAGGAAAAGTGATAATTTTGAACATTAGTCCCACATGATGGTTCTCCCACTGTGAGCTTTACATTttctaaaaagtttaaaaatatacCTTCCAGTCAGTTTTGTCTACCCAGTAAAACTGTCATTATTATCTGATAGTATCCtccaattaattttttaataCAGAATGAAGTCTGCACAGGATGAGACAAGCTCAATGTTAAACCTACATTTCTCTGTTTTCTAACACAGATTTTCTAGAATGTAGCTTTCTCAAAATTGTTTAGTCAAATTAGACATGAGGAAGATTCTATGAGACTATCACCCCACACAGtcttgggaggagggggaacataagagtagccttactgggtcagaccaatggtccatcaagccagaagcccattctcacggtggccaatccaggtcactagtacctggccaaaacccaaggtgtagcaatattccatgctgccgataCAGGGAAATAACAGACAGTGGGGTTTCCTCAGCAGGACTCTGAAAAATAAACTCACATTCTTTTAGAGTTAGGCCCAGTAAAATAATGGCAAAATGTAATGATGTTCCAGGATGACATATACAACAATGGAGTCATGAGAATAAGATGTCAAGTAATCAGCCACGGGTATACTATTCAGGagtcactttattgataaatatgctGTGAAAGCTTATAGACACATAACATAGTTTTCAACCAAATGCATTTTGCTACAATATAGTAAAACCCTCTTAGAAAAATGAAACTGCTGAAAACAACTGTGGCAGTTGACTCAGAAACTAAATGTTATGTTGCAACCActtttctctcttcctcattcAGGTCTTCCATTGTTTTCCACTGTACCTTGGATTACATACAGCTGTGGAAGATCAGCATTTTCAGGGCATTGATGAACTTTCTTTTCCTTCAAATTTATTGCTGACGTCAACTGTCTACTTTCAAGATCGAAGGTAAGTATTTGCCGTTTACTGACTGTTATTTATATATTGTATCTTTGGTATTACGAGAGAGGTTTGGAAGCCAAAAATTATGATGAGGAAATGTTTAGCCTAAAGCTAAACATTACTGTTTCAAACTAATTTTGATTCTGTATCTCCTGACCGTATTACTAATGAATATTGTTTATTGTGagtttctatactgctactaatgactggggaatcaattcagagtggtttgcatgagcttttgTAAAGAtgctacaatacatgagcttctgtagaggtgttacaatacagagtttgtgTTTCCTAAGATGGTTTAaatacagacattattaaaccataatcaatacatTATTATACCTAAATCAATacttgtggttttgtaaaggtgttacaatacagagttacaaagagcttctgtgaggtgttacaatacaggattattaataccggcatgatCAATCATCTTACTTACGTTACCGGCACATCGATCGTCatgttcataccaaatcaatcatcctaccTCTATTGacatctaatattaggtttactattgcagctaagtacacAATATAGTATTTTTATAGTATACTTTGTGGGGGGAAAAATATTAGGTTTTGGTGCTTTAGTCACATTTACTTTATACATCTTGTCTTTTTCTAAGATGCAGAAAACCAAGGACATGTTTTCTCTCCAGATCTCTGTGCTTCTGCTGTTCTTTGGCacagagcggactgctggatacTGTTTCCAGGACTGTGAAGTCCATGAGCAAAGGGGGAGCAAGATGAAGGTGCTCTGCTACCATATGGGTTTGGGACAAGTGCCTAGTTACCTTCGTGAGAAGGCGAGCAACCTAGACCTCTCAGAGAATTATGCTGTGCTCCAGCAGAATGATTTCAGGAACCTGAGTCAACTAGAGGTGCTGAACATTTCTGCCAATCAGATCAGTGTCATCAAAGGTAGAACTTTTGCAAAGCTCAGGAAACTGCAGGTGCTGAACCTCACCTCCAATAAGCTAGAGGTGCTCTCTAGTCCTATGCTGGAAGGCCTAGAAAACCTAACCATCCTGATGCTGAGCCACAATAATATCAGTGCAATTCAGCCTGCTGCCTTTGAAAGCCTGAAGAACTTGAGAGAGCTTCATATATCTTCAAACAAACTGCATACATTAAACATGCTAAGCTCAGTTTTCCAGATACAATCTTTGGTAAAGCTATATATTGCAGGCTATGGTTTACAGAGATTTTCTACTCAAGTCATCTTCAACATTTCTAGTGGGCTTCATGACTTAGATATTTCTAGGACTCCCTTCTTTCTAATAAACATTACAACAGATGCCTTGCAGAACCTCGTTTCCTTGAATTTATCCTTTGTTGGAGACCCTACCACCATGGTATGGTTTATATATGACTCTTGCTTCCTAAAAGCATTACAGATTTTATATGTGGGAGGAATATACATGAAACCACAAGCCATAGCAGATCTTCTCCAAAACCTATCTTGTTCCTCACTGGAGGAGGTCCACCTGAACCATTTAAATCTGACTGACTCTGACAATCTAATTGAACATCTGTGCTCCTGTCATCCTGAAGTTAAATTCCTTAATCTGAAAGGAAATGAATTCACAGTCCTGAAGAAAGATGTCTTTAGCAACTGCAGGGCTCTACACCAGTTAGACTTATCAATAAACAAATTCACATGGGTACCTATTTTTTCTTTTGCACATCTGGGCTCATTGCAGTGTTTGTCATTAGCAGGCAATGAGTTAATTGATGTACCAGCAGCTATTTCCCAGGTCACCTTTTTAGAACATTTGGACCTCAGTAATATTAGCGAAATAGGCTCCAAAGCCTTTCAACCTCTGAGCAATCTTAAAAGCCTAAATCTTGTTAGTAACTGCATATATAAAATTAACTTTTTATTGTATTTCCAAGATCTTGGCAGTCTGCATGAATTAAAACTGggaaataataaacttttagGAATGTCAGAACCTTTGTCACCTAGCTTAAAAAAGCTTCAATTTCTAGAACTgagaataaataaattgagtaccATCAAGGCAAAAACTTTCCAGCATCTGACTTCTCTGCAGTACCTTAATCTGGTGGATAACCAATTGAAACAATCGAGCCAGGAGCCTTTGATGGTCTCATCCATCTACAGACTCTACTTCTTGGCAGTAACAGAATCACCAGTATAACATTTCAGGAGAACACCTTCCTTGGA
The nucleotide sequence above comes from Geotrypetes seraphini chromosome 18, aGeoSer1.1, whole genome shotgun sequence. Encoded proteins:
- the LOC117351723 gene encoding LOW QUALITY PROTEIN: toll-like receptor 13 (The sequence of the model RefSeq protein was modified relative to this genomic sequence to represent the inferred CDS: inserted 2 bases in 2 codons; substituted 1 base at 1 genomic stop codon): MKVLCYHMGLGQVPSYLREKASNLDLSENYAVLQQNDFRNLSQLEVLNISANQISVIKGRTFAKLRKLQVLNLTSNKLEVLSSPMLEGLENLTILMLSHNNISAIQPAAFESLKNLRELHISSNKLHTLNMLSSVFQIQSLVKLYIAGYGLQRFSTQVIFNISSGLHDLDISRTPFFLINITTDALQNLVSLNLSFVGDPTTMVWFIYDSCFLKALQILYVGGIYMKPQAIADLLQNLSCSSLEEVHLNHLNLTDSDNLIEHLCSCHPEVKFLNLKGNEFTVLKKDVFSNCRALHQLDLSINKFTWVPIFSFAHLGSLQCLSLAGNELIDVPAAISQVTFLEHLDLSNISEIGSKAFQPLSNLKSLNLVSNCIYKINFLLYFQDLGSLHELKLGNNKLLGMSEPLSPSLKKLQFLELRINKLSTIKAKTFQHLTSLQYLNLVDNQXETIEPGAFDGLIHLQTLLLGSNRITSITFQENTFLGLSSLKDLHLFNNYISYRSSKQLDNPPFLLLKSLKSISINSQGHRGMRNFPSNFLEGLLSLEKIHSGNLALSSLVSSTFSYTPKLKELDLSNNAFISMKPALLQHVPNLTELHVNRLGLQSLDFVFNVALSYLSTLRATGNQLSIIDHKHLAALPSLNLLDLRNNHLTCNCDNQWFFSWALSNIKTQVIHFYNYTCGYPPSSKGKDLSIFSSSSCTIHHEFMLFISTLTTVIALMIAXTLVHFWRWQMTYAYNLLFAFLYDKKHKRKSGHVQHKFDAFISYNKHDEDWVMNELLPKLEDNYKRKLCLHQRDFEPGKLILDNIVENIYXIISHHYLQSEWCSREIQLASFRLFDEHKDVLVLIFLEEIRSYRLSPYHRMRKLVKRKTYLMWPQEKEGVPLFWHKLNLALKTSEGKE